A window of the Gossypium hirsutum isolate 1008001.06 chromosome A05, Gossypium_hirsutum_v2.1, whole genome shotgun sequence genome harbors these coding sequences:
- the LOC107904379 gene encoding dnaJ protein homolog produces MFGRAPKKSDNTKYYEILGVPKTASQDDLKKAYRKAAIKNHPDKGGDPEKFKELAQAYEVLSDPEKREIYDQYGEDALKEGMGGGGGAHDPFDIFQSFFGGNPFGGGGSSRGRRQRRGEDVIHPLKVSLEDLYNGISKKLSLSRNIICSKCKGKGSKSGASMKCSGCQGSGMKVSIRHLGPSMIQQMQHPCNDCKGTGETINDKDLCPQCKGEKVVQEKKVLEVNVEKGMQNGQKITFPGEADEAPDTVTGDIVFVLQQKDHPKFKRKGDDLFVEHTLTLTEAVCGFQFILTHLDGRQLLIKTHPGEVVKPDQCKAINDEGMPMYQRPFMRGKLYIHFTVDFPDSLAPEQCKALEAVLPSRASVQLTDMELDECEETTLYDVNIEEEMRRKQAQAAQEAYEEDDDMHGGAQRVQCAQQ; encoded by the exons ATGTTCGGGAGAGCACCAAAGAAAAGCGATAATACTAAATACTATGAGATATTGGGAGTGCCCAAAACCGCTTCCCAAGATGATTTGAAGAAGGCTTATAGAAAAGCTGCAATTAAGAATCATCCTGATAAAGGCGGTGATCCTGAAAAG TTTAAAGAGTTGGCTCAAGCTTATGAGGTGCTGAGTGACCCAGAGAAGCGTGAGATATATGATCAGTATGGCGAGGACGCCCTTAAAGAAGGAATGGGTGGAGGCGGTGGTGCCCATGATCCATTTGATATCTTCCAATCCTTCTTTGGTGGCAATCCTTTTGGTG GTGGTGGTAGCAGCCGAGGCCGAAGACAAAGAAGGGGAGAGGATGTAATTCATCCCCTAAAGGTTTCTTTGGAAGATCTCTATAATGGGATTTCCAAAAAGCTTTCTCTTTCACGCAACATAATTTGCTCCAAGTGCAAGGG GAAAGGGTCTAAATCAGGTGCATCAATGAAATGTTCTGGTTGTCAAGGTTCAGGAATGAAAGTCTCCATCAGACACCTTGGTCCTTCCATGATCCAACAGATGCAGCACCCTTGCAATGATTGTAAGGGTACTGGTGAGACCATCAACGATAAGGACCTTTGCCCCCAATGCAAAGGTGAGAAGGTTGTTCAGGAGAAGAAAGTCTTGGAGGTTAATGTTGAAAAGGGTATGCAGAACGGACAGAAGATTACTTTCCCTGGAGAAGCAGATGAAGCA CCCGACACAGTTACTGGGGATATTGTATTTGTCCTCCAACAGAAAGATCATCCAAAATTTAAACGAAAGGGTGATGACTTATTTGTAGAACATACGTTGACACTTACTGAGGCAGTTTGCGGCTTCCAGTTTATACTGACCCACCTAGATGGTAGGCAACTTCTCATTAAGACCCATCCTGGTGAAGTGGTTAAGCCTG ATCAATGCAAGGCCATAAATGATGAAGGGATGCCTATGTATCAAAGGCCATTCATGAGGGGTAAACTATACATTCACTTTACCGTTGATTTTCCTGACTCCTTGGCCCCCGAGCAGTGCAAGGCACTCGAGGCTGTGCTACCTTCGAGGGCCTCAGTCCAGCTGACAGACATGGAGCTGGATGAGTGTGAGGAAACAACTCTATATGATGTCAACATTGAGGAAGAGATGCGTAGGAAGCAGGCGCAAGCAGCTCAAGAGGCTTATGAGGAAGATGATGACATGCATGGTGGTGCCCAAAGAGTGCAATGCGCTCAGCAATGA